In Candidatus Pelagibacter sp. HIMB1321, a single genomic region encodes these proteins:
- the sufC gene encoding Fe-S cluster assembly ATPase SufC, whose translation MLSIQDLKAKIDNKEILKGLNLEINPGEVHAIMGPNGSGKSTLSNILSGKKGYEIEGKVNFNKEDLLELETEERAHKGIFLAFQYPLEIPGVNTNTFLKTSLNAIKKARGEKELDALEFLKLIKKKSKELKFDEKILSRQLNVGFSGGEKKKNEILQMSILNPKLSILDETDSGLDIDALRIVSEGVNSLRTKDNSFLIITHYQRLLDYIKPDFVHVLKNGQIIKSGGPELAMDLEKKGYEDFE comes from the coding sequence ATGTTATCAATTCAAGATTTAAAAGCAAAAATTGATAATAAAGAAATTCTAAAAGGTTTAAATTTAGAAATTAATCCTGGAGAAGTTCATGCTATAATGGGCCCTAATGGTTCAGGTAAAAGTACACTATCAAATATTTTGTCTGGAAAAAAAGGATATGAAATTGAAGGTAAAGTTAATTTCAACAAAGAAGATCTATTAGAATTAGAAACAGAAGAGAGAGCCCACAAAGGAATATTTTTGGCATTTCAGTATCCACTGGAAATTCCAGGAGTAAATACTAATACATTTTTAAAAACATCATTAAACGCTATAAAAAAAGCAAGAGGAGAAAAAGAGCTTGATGCCTTAGAATTTCTAAAACTGATTAAAAAAAAATCTAAAGAATTAAAATTTGATGAAAAAATATTGAGTAGACAATTGAATGTAGGTTTTTCTGGTGGTGAAAAAAAGAAAAATGAAATACTTCAAATGTCAATTTTAAATCCAAAATTATCTATTTTAGATGAAACTGATTCTGGATTAGATATTGATGCGTTAAGAATAGTTTCAGAAGGAGTAAATTCATTAAGAACAAAAGACAACTCTTTTTTAATTATAACTCATTATCAAAGATTACTTGATTATATAAAACCTGATTTTGTACATGTACTTAAAAATGGTCAAATTATAAAATCAGGTGGGCCTGAGCTAGCAATGGATTTAGAAAAAAAAGGTTATGAGGATTTTGAATAA
- the sufB gene encoding Fe-S cluster assembly protein SufB — translation MDTREKDIEKLKDYKYGFSTDIENTRAPKGLNEDVIRFISNIKKEPEWMLKFRLNAFERFKVLKEPNWQKPKYPKIDYQDLYYYSAPKSMDDKPKSLDELDPKLLETYKKLGIPLQEQARINGIAVDAVFDSVSVATTFKEELTKQGIIFCSMSEAIQKHPELVKKYLGSVIPTTDHFFATLNSAVFTDGSFVYIPEGVRCPMELSTYFRINASETGQFERTLIIADKGSYVSYLEGCTAPMRDENQLHAANVELIALDDAEIKYSTVQNWYPGDENGKGGIYNFVTKRGLCKGKNSKISWTQVETGSAITWKYPSCILKGDNSTGEFYSIAITNNHQKADTGTKMIHLGKNTKSKIISKGISAGKSDMMYRGLVDISSKADNSRNFTQCDSLLMGNKCGAHTIPYIKNKNIKSNIEHEATTSKISDEQLYYCNQRGLSQEEAVSLIVNGFCKEVLQQLPMEFAVEAQKLVGISLEGSVG, via the coding sequence ATGGACACTAGAGAAAAAGATATAGAAAAGCTTAAAGATTATAAATATGGATTTTCTACAGATATTGAAAATACAAGAGCACCCAAGGGTCTAAATGAAGATGTCATAAGATTTATTTCCAATATTAAAAAAGAGCCAGAGTGGATGTTAAAATTTAGACTAAATGCATTCGAAAGATTTAAAGTTCTAAAAGAGCCAAATTGGCAAAAGCCAAAATATCCAAAAATTGATTATCAAGATTTGTATTACTATTCAGCACCAAAAAGCATGGACGACAAACCAAAAAGTTTAGATGAACTTGATCCTAAACTTTTAGAAACATATAAAAAACTTGGCATTCCTCTTCAAGAACAAGCAAGAATAAATGGAATAGCTGTAGATGCAGTATTCGACTCTGTTTCAGTTGCAACAACATTTAAAGAAGAATTAACAAAACAAGGAATAATTTTTTGCTCGATGTCAGAAGCAATTCAAAAACATCCAGAACTTGTTAAAAAATACCTTGGTTCAGTAATTCCAACAACAGATCATTTTTTTGCTACATTAAATTCAGCAGTTTTTACTGATGGATCTTTTGTTTATATTCCTGAAGGTGTTAGATGCCCCATGGAACTATCAACTTATTTTAGAATTAACGCATCTGAAACAGGTCAATTTGAAAGAACTCTTATCATAGCGGATAAAGGTAGCTATGTTAGTTATCTAGAAGGTTGTACTGCTCCAATGAGAGATGAAAATCAACTTCATGCAGCCAATGTTGAATTAATTGCACTTGATGATGCTGAGATTAAATATTCAACAGTCCAAAATTGGTACCCAGGTGATGAAAATGGTAAAGGTGGTATATATAATTTTGTTACAAAAAGAGGATTGTGTAAGGGAAAAAATTCTAAAATTTCTTGGACACAAGTAGAAACAGGATCTGCAATCACATGGAAATACCCAAGCTGTATATTAAAAGGTGATAACTCAACAGGTGAATTTTATTCTATTGCCATTACTAACAATCATCAAAAAGCAGATACTGGAACAAAGATGATTCATCTTGGTAAAAATACAAAAAGTAAAATTATATCTAAAGGAATTTCAGCAGGAAAATCTGATATGATGTACAGAGGGCTCGTAGACATCTCTTCAAAAGCAGATAATTCAAGGAATTTTACACAGTGTGACTCCCTATTGATGGGAAACAAATGTGGAGCTCATACTATTCCATATATTAAGAACAAAAATATAAAATCAAATATAGAACACGAAGCAACAACATCAAAGATTAGCGATGAGCAACTCTATTATTGTAATCAAAGAGGGCTAAGCCAAGAAGAAGCGGTAAGTTTAATTGTAAATGGTTTTTGTAAAGAAGTTCTTCAACAATTGCCTATGGAATTTGCAGTGGAAGCGCAAAAACTTGTTGGGATAAGTTTAGAAGGAAGCGTGGGTTAA
- a CDS encoding alpha/beta hydrolase, with translation MLEIFIPGPAGRLEAKYFKSKKNTSPVALVLQPHPQYGGTMNNKVVVETFKTFMENDFSVCRVNFRGVGKSDGEFDNGQGELADAAAALDWLERENFDNSQCWVSGFSFGSLIAMQLLMRRPEINRFIAISPQPNAYDFSFLSPCPTSGMMIYGKKDELVPLEYITELDKRLSAQKGIKVEFQSVPDANHFFSKSEDQLVKHLDKYIKKETALY, from the coding sequence ATTTTAGAAATATTTATACCTGGACCAGCTGGAAGATTAGAGGCGAAATATTTTAAGAGTAAAAAAAATACCTCTCCAGTTGCTTTAGTTCTTCAGCCACACCCGCAATATGGCGGAACAATGAATAATAAGGTTGTTGTGGAAACATTCAAAACATTCATGGAAAATGATTTTTCAGTTTGTAGAGTAAATTTTAGAGGTGTCGGTAAAAGTGATGGTGAATTTGATAATGGTCAAGGAGAATTGGCTGATGCTGCAGCAGCTTTAGATTGGCTTGAAAGAGAAAATTTTGACAACTCTCAATGTTGGGTTTCTGGTTTTTCTTTTGGATCCCTAATAGCTATGCAATTACTAATGCGTAGACCTGAGATCAATAGATTTATTGCAATTTCTCCTCAACCAAATGCTTATGACTTTTCATTTCTTTCACCATGTCCCACTTCTGGGATGATGATTTATGGCAAAAAAGATGAATTAGTTCCTCTGGAATATATAACGGAGTTAGATAAAAGATTAAGTGCTCAAAAAGGAATTAAAGTTGAATTTCAATCTGTTCCTGATGCAAATCATTTCTTTTCAAAAAGTGAAGATCAATTAGTTAAGCATTTAGATAAATATATAAAAAAAGAAACAGCTCTTTATTAA
- a CDS encoding RrF2 family transcriptional regulator, giving the protein MKLTSKGRYAVTALVDLARFNRDNPVSLRDISLRQGISIDFLEQIFSKLKKKEIVQSIRGTQGGYVLNRQPNEIKLTNIFDAVDEKVKTVQCKKESKKGCNGKATKCLTHNLWDELENHINNFFEEKSLEDLITKKNTRKNSEWTLEKKI; this is encoded by the coding sequence ATGAAACTAACCTCAAAAGGAAGATATGCTGTCACCGCTCTAGTAGACTTAGCTAGATTTAATCGTGATAATCCAGTTTCTCTAAGAGATATATCTCTAAGACAAGGTATATCAATAGACTTTCTTGAACAAATTTTCTCAAAATTAAAAAAAAAAGAAATTGTTCAAAGTATTAGAGGAACACAGGGTGGATATGTTTTAAATAGACAACCGAATGAAATCAAACTTACGAATATTTTTGATGCAGTAGATGAAAAAGTAAAGACTGTTCAGTGTAAAAAAGAATCTAAAAAAGGATGTAATGGAAAAGCAACTAAATGTTTAACTCATAATCTTTGGGATGAATTAGAAAATCATATCAATAACTTTTTTGAAGAAAAAAGTTTAGAGGATTTAATCACAAAAAAAAATACAAGAAAGAATTCAGAATGGACACTAGAGAAAAAGATATAG